In bacterium, one DNA window encodes the following:
- a CDS encoding HD domain-containing protein, which yields MDKVSTGDRLVTIDKVMHSEEVTAWIIKADYYLGKQGYTEHGLRHCKLVSKIAYNVLERLGRPDRVCHLGAIAAYLHDIGNAINRQFHAQSGAIAAYTLLHNLGMPAEEALDVAAAIGNHDDMETMPISDIAAAVILADKSDVHSSRVRNLDQIGTDIHDRVNYAAKSSFLRVDVDRQTITLEITIDDTVASVMDYFEIFLTRMVMCRNAANQLKMKFELDINGYKLQ from the coding sequence ATGGACAAAGTCTCGACCGGAGACCGATTGGTCACAATCGACAAAGTAATGCACTCCGAGGAAGTCACTGCCTGGATCATCAAGGCGGACTACTACCTCGGCAAGCAGGGCTACACTGAGCACGGTTTGCGCCACTGTAAGCTCGTTTCCAAAATCGCCTACAATGTGCTCGAACGTCTTGGCCGACCCGACCGCGTCTGTCATCTGGGTGCGATTGCCGCTTATCTACACGATATTGGCAACGCTATTAATCGGCAGTTCCACGCCCAATCTGGTGCTATTGCCGCCTACACGCTGCTTCACAATCTCGGCATGCCTGCCGAGGAAGCGCTCGATGTCGCCGCCGCCATCGGCAACCACGACGACATGGAGACCATGCCGATTTCCGACATTGCCGCCGCCGTGATTTTGGCCGACAAGTCTGACGTGCATTCCTCGCGTGTCCGTAACCTTGACCAGATCGGAACCGACATTCACGACCGCGTCAACTATGCCGCCAAGTCGTCATTCTTGCGTGTCGATGTCGACCGCCAAACGATTACCCTTGAAATCACGATTGACGACACTGTCGCCTCGGTGATGGACTATTTCGAAATCTTCCTGACTCGTATGGTCATGTGTCGCAACGCGGCAAATCAACTGAAAATGAAATTTGAATTGGATATTAACGGATACAAATTACAGTGA
- the priA gene encoding primosomal protein N' has protein sequence MQKARKLAEVCLFGSIKKPLTYHIPDELQSPDLIGRRVIVPLGKRKQLGVITTVDVNFDGQTRPIDSLPDLQPVISTADLALCRFVSEYYLASLGDTIRALLPQPLTSQLSQRVQIISREKLDQLAIEGNALAQFVQAKSRGRSMIASHHLQSYSRAAIEKLIEAGVIEVDWNVQTTRLKEEDYQVERSEHTDPEMELTSRERDAVDYLSEWGIADLVEWRKTHRLTRKQIQELAAAGAVRIAEKPPFVEPLKPVTPREFVPTTAQEDAITALNSAISSDKFEPFLLHGVTGSGKTEVYVAAIQHAVKAGKQAIVLVPEIGLAQAIYLRLENVFGSSLGLIHSRLTARSRYEIWNKARSGKLQIVLGPRSAIFTPFPHLGLIVVDEEHDAAYKQASPAPRYNARDLAVYRAQKLGAVVVLGSATPSIESYYNAKSGKYALLELPERVDGRDLPAVEIVDLKQSFEKKGSGYLSDTLIAEINGAIEQNGQIMLLLNRRGFAPSVHCYSCGKKIECKNCAVALVFHKGRNRLMCHLCGHHEPYPDKCPSCQSNLFLYRGIGTEKMEEELRRRLPEIPVLRMDLDSTRKQGSFREIYMKFRSGAAKMLLGTQMISKGFDFPDVALVGIITADTTLELPDFRARERAFQLLTQVSGRAGRHNFPGKVILQTLHPTDATIALAAGHDFKSFYESEITEREELRFPPFTHLVLIAIESKDASMAQTVAESLGEQLAKSLNKLCSIQGPIPAPIMKLREFFRFHLLLKTRSVRRVTPILDEIVNAKELQNNRNVHVIVDVDPVDMM, from the coding sequence ATGCAAAAGGCACGGAAGCTGGCAGAAGTTTGTCTTTTTGGTTCGATCAAAAAGCCGCTGACTTATCACATTCCTGATGAATTGCAGTCGCCCGATTTGATCGGTCGCCGTGTGATCGTACCTCTTGGCAAACGCAAGCAGCTGGGAGTGATCACTACTGTCGATGTGAATTTTGATGGCCAAACTCGGCCCATCGACTCCTTGCCCGATCTCCAGCCGGTGATTTCGACAGCAGACTTGGCTCTTTGCCGTTTCGTATCAGAATACTATCTCGCATCACTCGGCGACACGATCAGAGCGCTGTTGCCCCAGCCGCTAACTTCGCAGCTCTCTCAGCGCGTGCAAATCATCTCCCGTGAGAAACTCGATCAACTCGCCATCGAAGGCAACGCGCTTGCCCAATTCGTTCAGGCCAAATCGCGCGGACGTTCGATGATTGCATCGCATCATTTGCAGTCGTACTCGCGTGCTGCAATTGAAAAGCTCATCGAAGCCGGGGTCATTGAGGTCGATTGGAATGTCCAAACGACTCGCCTCAAGGAAGAGGACTATCAGGTCGAGCGCTCAGAGCACACCGATCCGGAAATGGAACTCACATCCCGCGAACGCGATGCTGTCGATTACCTTAGTGAGTGGGGTATAGCCGACCTCGTCGAGTGGCGCAAAACCCATCGCTTGACTCGCAAACAGATACAGGAGTTGGCAGCAGCCGGTGCTGTTCGGATCGCCGAAAAACCGCCTTTTGTCGAGCCCTTGAAACCGGTGACTCCGCGCGAGTTTGTGCCGACTACCGCTCAGGAAGATGCCATCACTGCTCTGAACTCTGCTATCTCCTCAGACAAATTCGAGCCATTCTTGCTCCACGGCGTTACGGGTTCTGGCAAGACCGAGGTCTATGTCGCCGCCATCCAACACGCGGTCAAAGCCGGCAAACAGGCCATCGTGCTCGTCCCGGAAATCGGCCTTGCACAGGCGATTTATCTGCGTCTCGAAAACGTCTTCGGCAGCTCTCTCGGATTGATCCACTCGCGCCTAACCGCTCGATCCCGCTATGAGATCTGGAACAAAGCACGCTCCGGCAAGCTGCAGATAGTCCTTGGTCCGCGCTCCGCAATTTTCACGCCTTTTCCGCATCTTGGGTTGATCGTTGTCGACGAAGAACACGACGCCGCCTACAAACAGGCTTCTCCCGCGCCGCGCTACAATGCCCGCGATCTGGCAGTATATCGCGCGCAAAAGCTTGGCGCTGTTGTCGTGCTCGGCTCAGCAACGCCATCGATTGAAAGCTACTACAACGCCAAGAGCGGAAAGTACGCGCTTCTGGAACTGCCTGAACGCGTCGATGGCCGCGATCTCCCGGCCGTCGAAATCGTTGATCTTAAGCAAAGCTTCGAGAAGAAGGGCTCCGGTTATCTCAGTGATACTTTGATTGCAGAAATCAACGGCGCTATCGAGCAAAACGGCCAGATTATGCTTCTGCTCAACCGACGCGGTTTTGCGCCATCAGTGCATTGCTACAGTTGCGGCAAGAAAATCGAATGCAAAAATTGTGCGGTCGCACTGGTCTTTCACAAGGGTCGTAATCGACTGATGTGTCACCTCTGCGGGCACCACGAACCGTATCCCGACAAATGCCCGTCTTGTCAAAGTAATCTCTTCTTGTATCGCGGCATCGGGACCGAGAAGATGGAAGAAGAACTTCGCCGCCGACTGCCTGAAATTCCCGTCCTTCGAATGGACCTCGATTCAACGCGAAAACAGGGCAGCTTCCGCGAAATTTACATGAAGTTCCGTTCCGGCGCTGCGAAGATGCTCTTGGGTACCCAGATGATCTCCAAGGGCTTCGATTTTCCCGATGTTGCCTTGGTCGGCATCATAACAGCCGACACGACTTTGGAACTCCCCGACTTTCGTGCCCGCGAACGCGCCTTCCAACTATTGACTCAGGTATCCGGCAGGGCAGGGCGCCACAATTTCCCGGGCAAGGTGATCCTGCAGACACTTCACCCCACCGATGCCACAATCGCGCTCGCCGCCGGTCACGATTTCAAGAGCTTCTACGAGTCCGAAATCACCGAACGCGAAGAACTCCGCTTCCCGCCGTTTACTCATTTGGTGCTGATTGCCATCGAATCAAAAGACGCCAGCATGGCCCAAACCGTCGCCGAGTCACTTGGAGAACAACTCGCCAAGTCGCTCAACAAACTTTGTTCGATTCAGGGTCCGATCCCGGCTCCCATTATGAAACTCCGCGAGTTCTTCCGATTCCATCTGCTTCTCAAAACGCGCAGTGTCCGCCGTGTCACGCCGATTCTTGATGAGATAGTGAACGCCAAGGAGTTGCAGAACAATCGAAACGTCCACGTAATCGTCGATGTCGATCCGGTCGATATGATGTAA
- a CDS encoding tetratricopeptide repeat protein: MKKILIGVLLLALTVTAFAQQKKEVLPYDALIRSAKIYLGQKDKDYDHVVELLDIAVANYPDPLEAHFYLGLIAAERAEYSVMMDHFRKFEAICSKENMDADKKRAKACQKDDMPKQIRETKEAELSRAFKDGVTQIRLADSVSSVMATAADSSAAAGDTVTVPGDSTKATRADIVKQLLNKGQGLFNECIVIDDTIPGIWTNLALIEKKLGNIDKALEYYQRSYKLNPNDALMVYDLANVYFDQKDYANSARYYGEFGALDKANAEAAFINQAMSYQALGDNASLEKTLDKILEVNPANAEIRYQRGVMYVRNASSPEMRDSAQKIDSLLTVSPKDAALIAARDQMIKSRQDYNTKALADFKQAAETNAKEPLYWYWYGNTAFFLEKQDESLEAYKKCTETDPNFSDCWCQLSLVYARKGMKPEAEDASSKCKDK, encoded by the coding sequence ATGAAAAAGATACTCATTGGAGTGTTGTTGTTAGCCTTGACGGTCACCGCGTTTGCTCAGCAGAAGAAGGAAGTTCTGCCCTATGACGCACTGATTCGGTCTGCCAAGATCTATCTGGGTCAAAAAGACAAGGACTACGACCATGTCGTCGAGTTGCTCGATATCGCGGTCGCAAACTATCCGGATCCGCTGGAGGCCCACTTCTATCTTGGCCTGATCGCCGCTGAACGCGCGGAATACTCCGTAATGATGGATCACTTTCGCAAATTCGAAGCTATCTGCTCCAAGGAAAACATGGACGCCGACAAAAAGCGCGCTAAAGCTTGTCAAAAAGATGACATGCCCAAGCAGATTCGCGAGACCAAGGAAGCCGAACTGAGCCGTGCTTTCAAGGATGGCGTAACACAAATCAGGCTCGCCGACTCTGTGTCGTCGGTTATGGCGACCGCTGCCGACTCATCCGCAGCCGCTGGTGATACTGTGACTGTTCCCGGTGATTCAACCAAAGCGACGCGGGCTGACATTGTCAAACAGCTTCTCAATAAGGGCCAGGGTCTCTTCAACGAATGTATTGTCATCGACGATACAATTCCCGGCATCTGGACCAACCTCGCCCTCATCGAAAAGAAACTCGGCAACATTGACAAGGCCCTGGAGTATTACCAGCGCAGCTACAAGTTGAATCCCAATGATGCGCTTATGGTCTATGACTTGGCCAACGTCTATTTCGATCAGAAAGATTATGCCAATTCGGCACGATACTACGGCGAATTCGGCGCGCTCGATAAGGCCAACGCTGAGGCCGCATTCATCAATCAGGCAATGTCGTATCAGGCACTTGGAGACAATGCTTCTCTTGAGAAGACACTCGACAAGATTCTTGAAGTGAACCCGGCCAATGCGGAAATTCGCTATCAGCGCGGTGTAATGTATGTCCGCAATGCTTCGTCGCCGGAAATGCGCGATTCAGCTCAGAAGATCGACAGCCTGCTTACTGTCAGTCCCAAAGATGCAGCGCTTATCGCCGCTAGGGACCAAATGATCAAATCGCGGCAGGACTACAACACAAAGGCGCTCGCCGATTTCAAGCAGGCCGCCGAGACCAATGCCAAGGAGCCGCTCTATTGGTACTGGTATGGCAATACCGCATTCTTCCTCGAAAAACAGGATGAATCGCTCGAAGCCTACAAAAAGTGCACCGAAACCGACCCCAACTTCAGCGATTGCTGGTGCCAGCTTAGCCTTGTTTATGCCCGCAAGGGAATGAAGCCGGAAGCCGAAGATGCCTCCAGCAAATGCAAGGATAAATAG
- a CDS encoding DUF4139 domain-containing protein, with protein sequence MLKLILSVLSFALIASIAMADDVAITVYNQNLALVREGRTLEFQKGTNRMSLTDIAASIDPTSVHFKLRGSDKVELLEQNYQYDLVSSDKILQKYLGNTVEITMKNGDVVSGKFLSLSSGYMVLHLADGAVRLVNSLEMLTVSAPKLPEGLIVTPTLEWLIASDVSGKRDAEISYLTSDISWHAEYIAQLDKDDKNLRLSGWVSLDNRSGKTYRDAKLKLVAGDIHRAMPPAMAKGVMYESMAMDAAGRGFEEKSFFEYHLYTLGRATTVANNETKQVSLFDPASTQIKKLYRYEASPGVTDVNVVVTFVNSESGGLGMPLPAGKIRVTKLDSDGSEEFIGEDMIDHTPRNEEVELRGGNAFDIAAETAVIDSRRISDRVREETVEVKLRNRKEENVTINVRYRLYGDWQVVESNFEYVKKTAQQLEFTVPAKSDQEAVLKYRIRYGS encoded by the coding sequence ATGTTGAAACTAATCCTTTCTGTCCTTTCATTCGCACTCATCGCCTCAATCGCTATGGCCGATGATGTTGCCATTACCGTGTATAATCAGAACCTCGCGCTGGTCAGGGAAGGCCGCACCCTCGAATTCCAGAAGGGCACCAATCGCATGAGCCTTACCGATATCGCGGCTTCGATCGACCCGACCTCGGTGCACTTCAAACTGCGGGGCTCCGACAAGGTTGAGTTACTCGAACAGAATTATCAGTACGACCTGGTATCGTCGGATAAAATTCTACAGAAGTATCTTGGCAATACCGTCGAAATCACCATGAAGAACGGCGATGTCGTTAGCGGCAAGTTCCTCTCACTCTCATCCGGCTACATGGTCCTGCATCTCGCCGATGGCGCAGTTCGCCTCGTTAATTCGCTGGAGATGCTGACCGTTTCCGCTCCGAAACTGCCGGAAGGCTTAATCGTCACCCCAACCCTTGAGTGGCTGATTGCCAGCGACGTCTCGGGCAAGCGCGACGCCGAAATCTCCTATTTGACCAGCGACATCAGTTGGCACGCCGAATACATTGCGCAGTTGGACAAGGACGACAAAAATCTTCGCCTCTCCGGCTGGGTTTCGCTCGATAACCGTTCCGGCAAGACCTACCGCGACGCCAAATTGAAACTTGTCGCTGGCGATATTCATCGTGCCATGCCTCCTGCAATGGCCAAAGGCGTTATGTACGAATCAATGGCAATGGACGCGGCTGGGCGAGGGTTCGAAGAGAAATCCTTCTTTGAATACCATCTCTACACCCTTGGCCGTGCAACAACCGTGGCCAACAACGAAACCAAGCAGGTAAGTCTTTTTGACCCCGCTTCGACCCAGATTAAGAAGCTCTATCGCTACGAGGCTTCCCCCGGCGTCACCGATGTCAACGTCGTAGTGACATTTGTCAATTCCGAGTCCGGCGGATTGGGTATGCCGCTTCCGGCAGGCAAGATTCGCGTGACCAAACTCGACAGCGACGGCTCGGAGGAATTTATCGGCGAGGATATGATCGATCACACGCCGCGCAACGAAGAAGTTGAACTGCGTGGCGGCAACGCATTTGACATTGCCGCAGAGACGGCCGTCATTGATTCGCGACGCATTTCCGATCGGGTTCGAGAAGAGACAGTTGAGGTCAAACTTCGCAATCGTAAGGAAGAAAATGTAACGATCAATGTTCGCTACCGCCTCTACGGCGACTGGCAGGTCGTTGAGTCGAATTTTGAATATGTCAAGAAAACGGCTCAACAACTTGAGTTTACCGTGCCGGCGAAATCTGATCAAGAGGCCGTTCTCAAGTATCGGATCCGCTACGGAAGCTAA
- a CDS encoding response regulator, which produces MAHSRHDWPQLLDDPHVGAIVFNSRDITDRREIETERSQLAKAVEQATESIVISDIDGKIIYVNSAFVNVSGYSREEVIGQNARILKSGVQSAEYYRDMWTTLRAGEPWVGRFTNKRKNGTLYEEECAISPIKDAAGKVINFVAVKRDVTKEAELEERLRQAQKLEAVGRLASGIAHDFNNLLAGIRGFGELISLEAADDSKLKDYSGEIIRAASRAADLTSQLLAFARKGNFLAVPMDIHDAINEVKIILSHTIDRRIEIQTELSASQSFVKGDPSQIQSAILNLGVNARDAMPDGGRLIITTRNVNLDADYCNRHSLERGPGEYISITVSDTGVGIEDKILSHIFDPFFTTKEQGKGTGLGLAGVYGCVKSHAGCVEVASSVGKGSAFTLYFPVLEGTALPSAAEITEIKVDGRERILLVDDEDIVRNLAERMLTKAGYKVVSCKDGEEAVQLYRTGMNAIDLVLLDMMMPKMNGRDTFAALKKFNPDVKVLIMSGFSDQDIQEFLQDGILGYIAKPFQMRTFLVKIREALDLRTKVRQL; this is translated from the coding sequence TTGGCGCATTCTCGACACGATTGGCCGCAACTGCTTGATGATCCGCATGTCGGCGCTATAGTCTTCAACTCGCGTGATATCACCGATCGACGCGAAATCGAAACCGAACGCTCGCAGCTTGCGAAAGCGGTCGAACAAGCAACCGAGTCGATCGTCATCAGCGACATCGACGGCAAGATCATTTACGTCAATTCTGCTTTTGTGAATGTCTCCGGATACAGCCGCGAAGAAGTCATTGGTCAGAACGCGCGAATTCTTAAGAGCGGTGTGCAATCCGCCGAGTACTACCGGGATATGTGGACCACCTTGCGCGCCGGCGAACCCTGGGTGGGAAGATTCACCAATAAGCGCAAGAACGGTACTCTCTATGAAGAAGAATGCGCAATCTCGCCAATTAAAGATGCAGCCGGCAAAGTCATCAATTTCGTCGCTGTCAAACGCGATGTCACCAAAGAGGCCGAACTCGAAGAACGACTTCGCCAAGCGCAGAAACTCGAGGCTGTCGGGCGGCTTGCGAGCGGAATTGCCCACGATTTTAACAATCTTCTCGCCGGTATACGCGGATTTGGCGAATTGATCAGTCTCGAAGCAGCCGACGATTCAAAGCTGAAAGACTACTCCGGCGAAATCATCCGTGCCGCTTCGCGCGCCGCCGATCTCACCAGTCAGTTGCTCGCTTTCGCGCGCAAGGGCAACTTCCTCGCTGTTCCGATGGATATTCATGATGCAATCAATGAAGTCAAGATTATCCTTTCACACACCATCGACCGTCGGATTGAAATTCAAACAGAGCTTTCTGCGTCGCAAAGTTTTGTCAAGGGCGACCCGTCGCAGATCCAGAGTGCTATTCTCAACCTCGGCGTCAATGCCCGCGATGCCATGCCCGATGGTGGCCGACTAATCATCACTACCCGCAATGTCAATCTCGACGCTGACTATTGTAACCGTCATTCGCTGGAGCGTGGACCCGGCGAATACATTTCCATTACTGTATCCGATACCGGTGTCGGAATTGAGGACAAGATTCTCTCGCACATCTTTGATCCATTCTTCACGACCAAAGAACAGGGCAAGGGTACCGGTCTTGGTTTGGCGGGAGTTTACGGTTGCGTCAAGAGCCACGCCGGATGTGTCGAGGTTGCCAGCAGCGTCGGTAAAGGCTCAGCCTTCACTTTGTATTTCCCGGTGTTGGAAGGTACAGCGCTTCCGAGCGCGGCTGAAATTACCGAAATCAAAGTCGATGGTCGCGAGCGCATTTTGCTCGTCGATGATGAAGACATCGTTCGCAATCTCGCCGAGAGAATGCTCACCAAGGCGGGCTACAAGGTCGTTTCCTGCAAAGATGGCGAAGAAGCCGTTCAACTCTATCGTACCGGTATGAACGCCATCGATCTTGTTCTGCTCGACATGATGATGCCGAAAATGAACGGTCGCGATACCTTTGCAGCTCTCAAGAAATTCAATCCTGACGTCAAAGTTCTCATCATGTCCGGCTTCAGCGATCAGGATATTCAGGAATTTCTCCAGGATGGTATCCTCGGATACATCGCCAAACCTTTCCAGATGCGTACATTCCTGGTCAAGATACGCGAAGCCCTCGATTTGCGGACCAAAGTTCGCCAGCTCTAA
- a CDS encoding PAS domain S-box protein — translation MPVGTDPASEKRSFALTSDSDQRAKRFRNGAIIKAILDNLRDVHILFSLDGAQVRYANKATTAVFGFSAEELQKCPQLRFDCIHQLHRDQVVEYFDSVIHHRTPFRTEYVIYRVDGVQVRVEEDSRIVKTSEGEELILTTIRSECVTEVYTRHQHLKAQHTVANILSSAKASDSAILSTLEAIGKELGWQICEHWIPVEGSPQLRISQIWCAENLKSTDEFVAITRTLQLDRAQMTQGKVWTGGLPLWTATVVDSDPIERRKATAKLGLKTSLSFPISDGTVDGGIFTLYSIESYSIDTDLLQTVSGIGIQIAQYLQRTRLTESHAAGERRFRQLFEKNEAVKLVIDPANGTIIDANPAAASFYGYSVEQLRSLKVWDINTLPEIEVRDLMRTASGEQRNRFIFDHRLSSGEVRQVEVHSSPLSLDGRDYLYSTIFDITDKLRTEAALRESDERFRLVFKHTPTAIAIFDKQMRYLFATTAWLEEYRLRDQGVIGHSQFEFFPETSERWRDIYRHAMAGETVESTEERIIRADGTVGWIRFIVSPWRTSQDSIGGIIVFTESITSEKISHDALRESEEKYRSLFENLIDGFALHKIVLDPSGNPIDYIFLEVNSVFEEMTGLKRENLIGRCVTEVIPGIESAKENWIGKYGRVALNGETVKFESETPELGRWFWISAYSPREGYFVTVFEDITARKLAEAKLRDQQRSVSALLGNLPGMAYRCQNTPDWPMEFVSEGCRQLTGYTPSEMQIGGSVQYNDLIHPDDRTMVWNEVQRGIERRESYRLTYRLITRNGEIKFVWEQGSAVVDEENRVVALEGFIADISEQKHAEEALQSREEHFRALIDNSSDVITLFDINGQFIYLSPSVERVLGYSADELKGTSIFRRLHRDDCRRVREIMRRALIKGGDVSAELRIRHKDGSWRILDTIGRNCLMIRMSAL, via the coding sequence TTGCCTGTCGGAACCGACCCAGCATCTGAAAAGCGAAGTTTCGCACTCACCTCCGACTCCGACCAAAGGGCTAAAAGATTTAGGAACGGAGCTATCATCAAGGCTATTCTCGACAACCTGCGGGATGTTCACATTCTGTTCAGCCTTGATGGCGCGCAAGTCCGTTACGCCAACAAAGCGACAACCGCCGTTTTTGGCTTCTCCGCTGAAGAACTGCAGAAATGTCCCCAACTCCGTTTCGATTGCATCCATCAATTGCATCGTGATCAGGTTGTCGAATATTTTGACTCTGTAATCCACCACCGTACTCCGTTTAGAACCGAGTATGTAATTTATCGCGTTGATGGTGTGCAAGTTCGAGTTGAGGAAGATAGCCGCATAGTCAAAACCTCCGAAGGCGAGGAACTGATCCTCACGACTATTCGATCCGAATGTGTCACCGAAGTCTACACGCGACATCAACATCTCAAAGCCCAACACACTGTCGCAAACATCTTATCTTCTGCAAAAGCATCGGATTCGGCAATCTTGTCAACGCTTGAAGCCATTGGCAAGGAGTTGGGCTGGCAAATCTGTGAGCACTGGATTCCGGTAGAAGGCAGTCCCCAACTGCGCATTTCGCAAATCTGGTGCGCTGAAAATCTCAAATCGACAGACGAATTTGTCGCCATAACCCGCACGCTGCAGTTGGATCGAGCCCAGATGACACAAGGAAAGGTTTGGACCGGCGGTTTACCGCTTTGGACAGCAACTGTCGTCGATTCTGACCCCATAGAGCGTCGTAAAGCTACAGCAAAACTCGGGCTAAAGACCAGCCTGTCATTCCCGATTTCTGACGGCACTGTCGATGGCGGCATTTTTACGCTTTACAGTATAGAGTCGTATAGTATCGACACCGACCTGCTCCAGACAGTCAGCGGAATTGGAATACAGATTGCCCAATACCTGCAGCGCACAAGGCTCACAGAAAGCCACGCAGCGGGTGAACGGCGATTCCGCCAACTCTTCGAAAAGAACGAAGCTGTCAAACTCGTGATTGATCCTGCAAACGGTACGATCATCGATGCGAACCCCGCAGCGGCAAGCTTCTATGGCTACTCGGTCGAGCAACTGCGCTCCCTAAAAGTCTGGGACATCAACACACTGCCTGAAATAGAAGTGCGCGATCTAATGCGCACCGCCAGCGGCGAGCAGCGAAACCGATTCATATTCGACCACCGACTCTCGTCCGGTGAAGTCCGACAGGTAGAGGTTCACTCGAGTCCGCTCAGTCTCGACGGGCGCGACTACTTGTACTCGACGATTTTTGATATCACCGACAAGCTGCGCACCGAGGCCGCTTTGCGTGAAAGCGATGAACGATTCCGGCTGGTGTTTAAGCACACGCCGACAGCGATAGCAATCTTCGATAAGCAGATGCGCTACCTCTTTGCCACGACTGCGTGGCTCGAGGAATATCGGCTGCGCGATCAGGGCGTTATTGGACATTCTCAATTCGAATTCTTCCCGGAGACCAGTGAACGCTGGCGTGATATCTACCGTCATGCCATGGCGGGAGAGACCGTTGAAAGCACTGAAGAAAGGATCATCCGCGCTGACGGTACAGTAGGTTGGATACGATTCATTGTTAGTCCGTGGCGAACCAGTCAGGATTCAATCGGCGGCATCATCGTCTTTACCGAGTCGATTACCAGCGAGAAGATATCTCACGATGCGTTGCGCGAAAGCGAAGAGAAGTATCGTTCTTTGTTCGAAAACTTGATCGATGGCTTTGCACTCCACAAGATAGTCCTCGATCCGAGCGGCAATCCCATCGACTACATATTTCTTGAGGTCAACTCTGTCTTTGAGGAAATGACTGGACTCAAACGCGAAAACTTAATAGGCAGATGCGTTACCGAAGTCATCCCCGGCATCGAATCCGCCAAGGAAAATTGGATCGGCAAGTATGGCCGCGTCGCGCTCAATGGCGAGACAGTCAAGTTTGAAAGCGAAACACCCGAGCTTGGTCGCTGGTTCTGGATTTCTGCCTATAGTCCCAGAGAAGGATACTTCGTTACCGTATTCGAAGACATCACCGCGCGCAAACTTGCAGAGGCAAAATTGCGCGATCAGCAGAGATCTGTGTCCGCTCTCCTCGGGAATCTTCCAGGAATGGCGTATCGATGCCAGAACACCCCCGATTGGCCGATGGAATTCGTCAGTGAAGGTTGTCGTCAATTGACCGGCTACACCCCATCTGAGATGCAGATTGGCGGGTCGGTCCAATACAATGATCTAATCCATCCTGATGATCGCACAATGGTCTGGAACGAAGTGCAACGAGGCATCGAACGACGTGAATCGTACCGGCTCACCTATCGTCTCATCACACGCAACGGCGAGATCAAGTTCGTTTGGGAACAGGGCAGCGCAGTTGTAGACGAAGAGAACAGGGTTGTTGCCCTCGAAGGGTTCATTGCCGATATCAGCGAGCAGAAACACGCCGAGGAAGCGCTGCAGTCACGCGAAGAGCATTTCCGTGCTCTCATCGATAACTCGTCTGACGTAATCACACTCTTTGATATCAACGGACAGTTCATCTACCTGAGCCCGTCCGTGGAACGCGTGCTCGGCTACAGTGCCGACGAGCTCAAAGGCACCAGCATCTTCAGGCGCCTGCATCGCGACGATTGCCGACGCGTGCGAGAGATTATGCGGCGCGCTCTCATCAAGGGCGGCGATGTTTCTGCAGAATTGCGCATTCGCCACAAAGACGGCAGTTGGCGCATTCTCGACACGATTGGCCGCAACTGCTTGATGATCCGCATGTCGGCGCTATAG
- the mazG gene encoding nucleoside triphosphate pyrophosphohydrolase: MRESGTSFQELVEILRKLRAPGGCNWDRAQTTQSLLPYMIEETYEAVEAGEASDYDKLKEELGDILLHIIFQAEIAEELGKFDMRDVVEVVTQKMIERHPHVFGDRKDLTPDQVRQNWEAVKLKTRKKEERHLTVLSGVPKTMPSLLKAYRVQEKAAQFGFDWERAEDIFAKIDEELSEFKEALSLNDKAAIQDEFGDLLFSLVNFARHIQAEPETCLNGTIRKFSDRFDKMEKALQARGLTLKQATLAQMEEEWQRAKLL; this comes from the coding sequence GTGAGAGAGTCAGGAACATCATTTCAGGAATTGGTCGAAATCCTTCGCAAATTGCGTGCGCCGGGAGGATGTAATTGGGATCGCGCACAGACCACTCAGTCGCTGCTGCCGTACATGATCGAGGAGACGTACGAAGCAGTCGAAGCCGGTGAAGCTTCCGACTACGACAAGCTCAAAGAAGAGCTCGGCGACATCCTGCTTCACATCATCTTTCAGGCTGAAATCGCCGAAGAACTCGGCAAGTTCGACATGCGCGATGTAGTCGAAGTCGTCACTCAGAAGATGATCGAACGCCACCCGCATGTCTTCGGCGACCGCAAGGACTTGACTCCGGATCAGGTGCGGCAAAATTGGGAGGCTGTCAAGCTGAAGACTCGCAAGAAGGAAGAGCGGCATTTGACAGTGCTTTCCGGAGTTCCGAAAACGATGCCGTCGTTGCTCAAAGCCTATCGCGTGCAGGAGAAAGCCGCTCAATTCGGATTCGACTGGGAGCGCGCGGAAGACATCTTTGCTAAAATCGACGAAGAACTTTCAGAGTTCAAAGAAGCGCTTTCCCTAAATGACAAAGCCGCCATTCAAGACGAATTCGGCGACCTGCTTTTCTCACTCGTGAATTTTGCTCGTCACATTCAGGCTGAACCGGAGACTTGTCTCAACGGTACGATTCGCAAATTTTCCGATCGCTTTGACAAAATGGAGAAGGCACTACAAGCGCGTGGACTGACGCTTAAGCAGGCAACGTTGGCTCAAATGGAAGAAGAATGGCAGCGCGCCAAGCTTCTTTAA